From a region of the Cucumis sativus cultivar 9930 chromosome 6, Cucumber_9930_V3, whole genome shotgun sequence genome:
- the LOC101222029 gene encoding nucleobase-ascorbate transporter 1 yields the protein MADITHPPMEQLQDLEYCIDSNPPWAETILLAFQNYILMLGTNVMIPSLIVPAMGGDNGDKARVIQTLLFVAGLNTLLQALFGTRLPAVVGGSFAYVIPIAYIVGDSSLQRISDSHERFLHTMRAIQGALIVASSIQIILGYSQIWGLLSRFFSPLGMAPVVGLVGLGLFQRGFPVLGECVEIGLPMLILVIGLSQYLKHVRPFRDLPIFERFPVLICVTIVWIYSVILTASGAYRNKPMKTQISCRTDRANLITTAPWFKFPYPLQWGPPTFSAGHSFAMMAAVLVSMVESTGAYKAASRLAIATPPPAYVLSRGIGWQGIGVLLNGLFGTSTGATVAVENVGLLGLTRVGSRRVVQISAGFMIFFSTLGKFGAVFASIPIPIFAAIYCVLFGLVASVGLSFLQFTNMNSMRNLIITGLSLFLGLSIPQFFNEYWNPARRGLVHTNSEWFNAFLNTIFSSPVTVALVVAVFLDNTLEVEKSKKDRGMPWWVKFRTFRGDNRNEEFYTLPFNLNRFFPPT from the exons ATGGCTGACATTACTCACCCTCCCATGGAACAGCTTCAAGACCTTGAGTACTGCATAGACTCTAATCCTCCTTGGG CGGAAACCATTCTCCTAGCTTTCCAGAATTACATTCTGATGCTAGGCACCAATGTGATGATTCCATCCTTAATTGTCCCAGCAATGGGTGGAGACAAt GGAGACAAAGCACGAGTTATACAGACTCTTCTTTTTGTAGCTGGCTTAAATACACTTCTCCAAGCACTTTTTGGAACTAGATTACCAGCTGTAGTTGGAGGCTCCTTTGCCTATGTTATTCCTATAGCTTACATTGTTGGAGATTCTTCGTTGCAACGGATTAGCGATTCTCATGAA AGATTTTTACATACGATGCGTGCCATTCAAGGAGCTCTAATTGTAGCCTCAAGCATACAAATCATTCTTGGTTACAGCCAAATTTGGGGTTTACTCTCACG TTTCTTCAGTCCCTTGGGCATGGCACCTGTTGTTGGGTTGGTTGGTCTCGGGTTGTTTCAACGAGGATTTCCAGTG ctGGGGGAGTGTGTGGAAATTGGTTTGCCCATGCTGATACTGGTCATTGGACTATCACAA TACCTAAAGCATGTGAGACCCTTCAGAGATCTTCCAATTTTTGAGAGATTTCCTGTGTTGATCTGTGTCACAATTGTTTGGATCTATTCAGTTATCTTAACTGCAAGTGGGGCTTATCGAAACAAGCCAATGAAAACCCAAATAAGCTGTCGAACTGACAGAGCAAATCTTATTACTACTGCTCCGTG GTTCAAGTTTCCATATCCTTTGCAATGGGGGCCTCCTACATTTTCAGCAGGTCATTCATTTGCTATGATGGCTGCTGTTCTTGTTTCAATGGTTGAG TCCACTGGTGCATACAAGGCAGCATCTCGCTTGGCAATTGCCACTCCTCCTCCTGCTTATGTACTTAGCCGAGGCATTGGTTGGCAG GGGATTGGTGTCTTGCTGAATGGTCTCTTTGGAACAAGCACTGGTGCAACTGTTGCTGT GGAAAATGTGGGACTTCTCGGGCTTACCCGTGTAGGAAGTCGAAGGGTTGTTCAAATTTCTGCTGGTTTCATGATATTTTTCTCTACCTTGG GTAAATTTGGAGCTGTCTTTGCATCCATACCTATACCCATCTTTGCTGCAATTTACTGTGTTCTCTTCGGCCTTGTCG CTTCAGTTGGATTATCATTTCTCCAGTTCACAAACATGAATTCAATGAGAAACCTCATCATCACAGGACTTTCACTGTTTCTAGGATTATCCATTCCCCAGTTTTTCAATGAGTACTGGAACCCAGCCCGGCGTGGGCTCGTCCATACAAACTCGGAATGG TTCAATGCATTTCTTAACACAATATTCTCATCGCCGGTGACGGTGGCGTTGGTAGTGGCAGTGTTTCTTGACAACACATTGGAAGTAgagaaatcaaagaaagacAGAGGAATGCCATGGTGGGTGAAGTTCAGAACCTTTAGAGGAGACAACAGAAATGAAGAGTTTTATACTTTGCCATTCAATCTCAACCGTTTTTTCCCGCCAacttag
- the LOC101222269 gene encoding reticulon-like protein B17 isoform X2 — translation MDFTPPSHRSDPRSRTKSSSRLAVEADQTPHFSVDAISSPRRKTPSPSIQDILFLSPSTVGKSRSRLVDRFEMNDEVPEPAVSRRRCRNRGPQLGLMGCASPRSIRRSRRRSEVETREERDLCLAEEFVKARKRKQSGRSKKEKLSLVPVPSTPSSSTTPKLDNDENGSLDQIGQLITDLIMWKDVAKSSLWFGLGSLFFFSTCFTRGVSFSIFSAISQLGLLFLGLAFVSNSICQRNNDEKKHKDFKLKEDDIKRLVKLVLPAANFAIFKIRELFCGEAEMTLKVAPFLILGAEYGYLITLRRLCAIGFFSSFSVPKLYTCYQIQINSKGK, via the exons ATGGATTTCACTCCTCCTTCTCACCGATCCGACCCTCGATCTCGCACAAAATCATCCTCACGCCTCGCCGTTGAAGCCGACCAAACACCCCATTTCTCAGTCGACGCCATTTCTTCGCCGCGAAGGAAAACCCCTTCCCCTTCCATCCAGGACATCttgtttctttctccttcCACTGTCGGAAAATCCAGGTCCCGTCTCGTGGATCGCTTCGAAATGAACGACGAAGTTCCGGAGCCCGCCGTCTCACGGAGAAGGTGTAGAAACCGTGGCCCCCAATTGGGTCTTATGGGTTGTGCTTCTCCGAGGAGTATTAGAAGGTCAAGAAGACGATCTGAGGTGGAGActagagaagagagagatttgTGTTTAGCGGAAGAGTTTGTGAAGGCTAGAAAGAGGAAACAGAGCGGGAGGTCGAAGAAGGAGAAGCTCAGTTTGGTTCCAGTTCCATCGACGCCTTCGAGTTCAACGACTCCAA AACTTGATAATGATGAGAATGGTAGTTTGGATCAAATTGGGCAGCTGATAACTGATCTGATAATGTGGAAAGATGTGGCTAAGTCAAGCCTTTGGTTTGGACTtggctctttgtttttcttctccacttGCTTCACTCGAGGAGTTAGCTTTAG CATTTTCTCAGCAATTTCCCAGCTTGGACTTCTGTTTTTGGGTCTTGCATTTGTCTCCAATTCAATCTGTCAAAG gaacaatgatgaaaagaaacataaagacTTCAAGCTTAAAGAAGATGACATAAAACGCTTGGTGAAACTGGTTCTTCCGGCTGCAAATTTCGCCATTTTCAAGATTCGGGAGCTTTTCTGTGGAGAGGCAGAGATGACCTTGAAA GTAGCTCCATTTCTCATTTTAGGAGCTGAATATGGATATCTTATTACTCTTAGAAGACTCTGTGCAATTG GGTTCTTTAGCAGTTTCTCTGTGCCAAAGCTGTATACATGTTACCAGATTCAGATAAACAGCAAAGGTAAATAG
- the LOC101222506 gene encoding shaggy-related protein kinase eta isoform X1 — protein MASLPLGPRHQPPPQPQSQPQVQLLQQPQPDNDRLNLNSHRASAMDTDKEMSAAVIEGNDAVTGHIISTTIGGKNGEPKQTISYMAERVVGSGSFGIVFQAKCLETGETVAIKKVLQDKRYKNRELQLMRLMDHPNVVSLKHCFFSTTSKDELFLNLVMEYVPQNMYHVLKHYNSMNQRMPLIYVKLYTYQIFRGLAYIHSVPGVCHRDVKPQNLLVDTLTHQVKICDFGSAKVLIKGEANISYICSRYYRAPELIFGATEYTTSIDIWSAGCVLAELLLGQPLFPGENAVDQLVEIIKVLGTPTREEIRCMNPNYTDFRFPQIKAHPWYKVFHKRMPPEAIDLASRLLQYSPSLRCTALEACAHPFFDELREANVRLPNNRPLPPLFNFKQELAGASPELISRLLPEYVRRQIGLGLQHQQAST, from the exons ATGGCCTCCTTGCCATTAGGGCCTCGCCATCAACCTCCACCACAGCCACAGTCACAGCCACAAGTACAGCTGCTTCAACAGCCTCAACCTGATAATGACCGTCTAAATCTCAACTCTCACCGTGCCTCAGCAATGGACACCGATAAG GAAATGTCAGCTGCAGTGATTGAAGGGAATGATGCAGTAACTGGTCATATCATTTCCACTACAATCGGTGGCAAAAATGGTGAACCAAAACAG ACAATCAGTTACATGGCTGAGCGTGTGGTGGGTAGTGGCTCATTTGGAATTGTATTCCAG GCAAAATGCTTGGAAACAGGAGAAACGGTTGCCATTAAAAAGGTTTTACAGGATAAACGTTATAAAAACAGGGAGCTGCAACTAATGCGTCTGATGGATCACCCAAATGTGGTTTCTCTAAAGCATTGCTTCTTCTCGACAACTAGTAAAGATGAGCTTTTCTTGAATTTGGTCATGGAATACGTTCCCCAGAATATGTATCATGTTCTTAAGCACTACAACAGCATGAATCAGAGGATGCCACTCATCTACGTGAAACTGTATACATATCAA atCTTTAGGGGCCTTGCATATATTCATTCAGTTCCTGGGGTCTGCCATAGGGATGTGAAGCCTCAAAATCTTTTG GTCGATACTCTAACTCATCAGGTTAAGATTTGCGACTTTGGAAGTGCGAAAGTATTG ATTAAGGGTGAAgcaaatatatcatatatatgcTCTCGTTATTATCGAGCTCCAGAGCTCATATTTGGTGCAACAGAATACACAACCTCCATTGATATTTGGTCGGCCGGTTGTGTCCTTGCTGAACTTCTTCTGGGCCAG CCGTTGTTTCCTGGAGAAAATGCGGTGGACCAACTTGTGGAGATAATCAAG GTTCTTGGTACTCCAACTCGGGAAGAAATTCGATGTATGAATCCAAATTATACAGACTTCAGGTTCCCTCAGATTAAAGCCCATCCATGGTACAAG GTTTTCCACAAGCGAATGCCTCCTGAAGCTATTGATCTTGCTTCACGTCTGCTTCAGTATTCTCCAAGTCTTCGTTGCACAGCT CTAGAAGCATGTGCTCATCCTTTCTTTGATGAGCTACGGGAGGCCAATGTCCGACTCCCTAACAACCGTCCTTTGCCCCCTCTATTCAACTTTAAGCAAGAA TTAGCTGGAGCATCCCCTGAACTGATCAGCAGGCTGCTACCGGAGTACGTGCGAAGACAGATTGGTCTTGGTCTTCAACATCAGCAGGCAAGTACATAA
- the LOC101222984 gene encoding multiprotein-bridging factor 1b, whose protein sequence is MAGIGPLSQDWEPVVIRKKAPNAAAKKDEKAVNAARRAGAEIETIKKSAAGSNKSASSSTTLNTRKLDEETENLSHDRVPTELKKAIMHARTEKKLTQSQLAQLINEKPQVIQEYESGKAIPNQQIITKLERALGAKLRGKK, encoded by the exons ATGGCTGGAATCGGACCACTTTCACAGGACTGGGAACCGGTTGTCATCAGGAAGAAGGCACCTAACGCCGCCGCAAAGAAGGATGAGAAGGCTGTTAATGCTGCACGCCGAGCCGGGGCGGAGATTGAAACCATAAAGAAAT CTGCTGCTGGGTCGAACAAATCTGCCTCCAGCAGCACTACTTTGAATACTAGGAAGCTTGACGAAGAGACGGAGAACCTTTCTC ATGATCGTGTTCCAACTGAGCTGAAGAAAGCAATTATGCATGCTCGAACAGAGAAGAAGCTTACACAGTCTCAACTTGCTCAA CTTATTAATGAGAAGCCTCAAGTTATCCAGGAGTACGAATCTGGAAAAGCTATTCcaaatcaacaaataataacCAAACTTGAGAGAGCTCTTGGAGCGAAATTGCGTGGGAAGAAATAA
- the LOC101222506 gene encoding shaggy-related protein kinase zeta isoform X2, producing MSAAVIEGNDAVTGHIISTTIGGKNGEPKQTISYMAERVVGSGSFGIVFQAKCLETGETVAIKKVLQDKRYKNRELQLMRLMDHPNVVSLKHCFFSTTSKDELFLNLVMEYVPQNMYHVLKHYNSMNQRMPLIYVKLYTYQIFRGLAYIHSVPGVCHRDVKPQNLLVDTLTHQVKICDFGSAKVLIKGEANISYICSRYYRAPELIFGATEYTTSIDIWSAGCVLAELLLGQPLFPGENAVDQLVEIIKVLGTPTREEIRCMNPNYTDFRFPQIKAHPWYKVFHKRMPPEAIDLASRLLQYSPSLRCTALEACAHPFFDELREANVRLPNNRPLPPLFNFKQELAGASPELISRLLPEYVRRQIGLGLQHQQAST from the exons ATGTCAGCTGCAGTGATTGAAGGGAATGATGCAGTAACTGGTCATATCATTTCCACTACAATCGGTGGCAAAAATGGTGAACCAAAACAG ACAATCAGTTACATGGCTGAGCGTGTGGTGGGTAGTGGCTCATTTGGAATTGTATTCCAG GCAAAATGCTTGGAAACAGGAGAAACGGTTGCCATTAAAAAGGTTTTACAGGATAAACGTTATAAAAACAGGGAGCTGCAACTAATGCGTCTGATGGATCACCCAAATGTGGTTTCTCTAAAGCATTGCTTCTTCTCGACAACTAGTAAAGATGAGCTTTTCTTGAATTTGGTCATGGAATACGTTCCCCAGAATATGTATCATGTTCTTAAGCACTACAACAGCATGAATCAGAGGATGCCACTCATCTACGTGAAACTGTATACATATCAA atCTTTAGGGGCCTTGCATATATTCATTCAGTTCCTGGGGTCTGCCATAGGGATGTGAAGCCTCAAAATCTTTTG GTCGATACTCTAACTCATCAGGTTAAGATTTGCGACTTTGGAAGTGCGAAAGTATTG ATTAAGGGTGAAgcaaatatatcatatatatgcTCTCGTTATTATCGAGCTCCAGAGCTCATATTTGGTGCAACAGAATACACAACCTCCATTGATATTTGGTCGGCCGGTTGTGTCCTTGCTGAACTTCTTCTGGGCCAG CCGTTGTTTCCTGGAGAAAATGCGGTGGACCAACTTGTGGAGATAATCAAG GTTCTTGGTACTCCAACTCGGGAAGAAATTCGATGTATGAATCCAAATTATACAGACTTCAGGTTCCCTCAGATTAAAGCCCATCCATGGTACAAG GTTTTCCACAAGCGAATGCCTCCTGAAGCTATTGATCTTGCTTCACGTCTGCTTCAGTATTCTCCAAGTCTTCGTTGCACAGCT CTAGAAGCATGTGCTCATCCTTTCTTTGATGAGCTACGGGAGGCCAATGTCCGACTCCCTAACAACCGTCCTTTGCCCCCTCTATTCAACTTTAAGCAAGAA TTAGCTGGAGCATCCCCTGAACTGATCAGCAGGCTGCTACCGGAGTACGTGCGAAGACAGATTGGTCTTGGTCTTCAACATCAGCAGGCAAGTACATAA
- the LOC101222269 gene encoding reticulon-like protein B17 isoform X1, whose translation MDFTPPSHRSDPRSRTKSSSRLAVEADQTPHFSVDAISSPRRKTPSPSIQDILFLSPSTVGKSRSRLVDRFEMNDEVPEPAVSRRRCRNRGPQLGLMGCASPRSIRRSRRRSEVETREERDLCLAEEFVKARKRKQSGRSKKEKLSLVPVPSTPSSSTTPKLDNDENGSLDQIGQLITDLIMWKDVAKSSLWFGLGSLFFFSTCFTRGVSFSIFSAISQLGLLFLGLAFVSNSICQRNNDEKKHKDFKLKEDDIKRLVKLVLPAANFAIFKIRELFCGEAEMTLKVAPFLILGAEYGYLITLRRLCAIGFFSSFSVPKLYTCYQIQINSKVDAVKQWMFEAWEACSHKKVVIGSAATAFWNFSSLKTRIFTAFIVLVIVRYCRQFIVSSEPEIEEVQEDEKQALVVVEAGKEEEQKQVQVVAEPHC comes from the exons ATGGATTTCACTCCTCCTTCTCACCGATCCGACCCTCGATCTCGCACAAAATCATCCTCACGCCTCGCCGTTGAAGCCGACCAAACACCCCATTTCTCAGTCGACGCCATTTCTTCGCCGCGAAGGAAAACCCCTTCCCCTTCCATCCAGGACATCttgtttctttctccttcCACTGTCGGAAAATCCAGGTCCCGTCTCGTGGATCGCTTCGAAATGAACGACGAAGTTCCGGAGCCCGCCGTCTCACGGAGAAGGTGTAGAAACCGTGGCCCCCAATTGGGTCTTATGGGTTGTGCTTCTCCGAGGAGTATTAGAAGGTCAAGAAGACGATCTGAGGTGGAGActagagaagagagagatttgTGTTTAGCGGAAGAGTTTGTGAAGGCTAGAAAGAGGAAACAGAGCGGGAGGTCGAAGAAGGAGAAGCTCAGTTTGGTTCCAGTTCCATCGACGCCTTCGAGTTCAACGACTCCAA AACTTGATAATGATGAGAATGGTAGTTTGGATCAAATTGGGCAGCTGATAACTGATCTGATAATGTGGAAAGATGTGGCTAAGTCAAGCCTTTGGTTTGGACTtggctctttgtttttcttctccacttGCTTCACTCGAGGAGTTAGCTTTAG CATTTTCTCAGCAATTTCCCAGCTTGGACTTCTGTTTTTGGGTCTTGCATTTGTCTCCAATTCAATCTGTCAAAG gaacaatgatgaaaagaaacataaagacTTCAAGCTTAAAGAAGATGACATAAAACGCTTGGTGAAACTGGTTCTTCCGGCTGCAAATTTCGCCATTTTCAAGATTCGGGAGCTTTTCTGTGGAGAGGCAGAGATGACCTTGAAA GTAGCTCCATTTCTCATTTTAGGAGCTGAATATGGATATCTTATTACTCTTAGAAGACTCTGTGCAATTG GGTTCTTTAGCAGTTTCTCTGTGCCAAAGCTGTATACATGTTACCAGATTCAGATAAACAGCAAAG TGGATGCCGTAAAACAATGGATGTTTGAAGCATGGGAAGCTTGCTCACATAAGAAGGTTGTGATAGGATCAGCAGCCACAGCGTTTTGGAACTTTTCTTCCCTGAAGACCCGAATTTTCACAG CTTTCATTGTTCTAGTCATAGTTCGATACTGCCGGCAATTTATAGTGTCGTCAGAACCGGAAATTGAAGAAGTACAAGAGGATGAGAAGCAGGCATTGGTTGTGGTAGAAGCAGGCAAGGAGGAGGAGCAGAAGCAAGTTCAAGTGGTGGCGGAACCCCATTGTTAG